A stretch of the Drosophila sulfurigaster albostrigata strain 15112-1811.04 chromosome 2L, ASM2355843v2, whole genome shotgun sequence genome encodes the following:
- the LOC133850180 gene encoding myosin heavy chain, muscle isoform X16 codes for MPKPAASQEDEDPTPYLFVSLEQRRIDQSKPYDSKKNCWVPDEKEGYLLGDIKATKGDIVSVGLPGGETKDFKKDQLQQVNPPKYEKAEDMSNLTYLNDASVLHNLRQRYYNKLIYTYSGLFCVAINPYKRYPVYTNRCAKMYRGKRRNEVPPHIFAISDGAYVDMLTNHVNQSMLITGESGAGKTENTKKVIAYFATVGASTKKDESQKNKGSLEDQVVQTNPVLEAFGNAKTVRNDNSSRFGKFIRIHFGPTGKLAGADIETYLLEKARVISQQSLERSYHIFYQIMSGAVAGVKDMCFLSDNIYDYFNVSQGKVTVPSIDDSEEFQLADQAFDILGFTKQEKEDVYRITAAVMHMGGMKFKQRGREEQAEQDGEEEGGRVSKLFGCDTAELYKNLLKPRIKVGNEFVTQGRNVQQVTNSIGALCKGVFDRLFKWLVKKCNETLDTKQKRQHFIGVLDIAGFEIFDYNGFEQLCINFTNEKLQQFFNHHMFVLEQEEYQREGIEWTFIDFGMDLQLCIDLIEKPMGILSILEEESMFPKATDQTFSEKLTNTHLGKSAPFQKPKPPKPGQQAAHFAIGHYAGVVAYNITGWLEKNKDPLNDTVVDQFKKSQNKLLIEIFADHPGQSGGGEQAKGGRGKKGGGFATVSSAYKEQLNSLMTTLRSTQPHFVRCIIPNEMKQPGVVDAHLVMHQLTCNGVLEGIRICRKGFPNRMIYPDFKMRYQILNPRGIKGLDDPKKASKILIETTELNEDLYRLGHTKVFFRAGVLGQMEEFRDERLGKIMSWMQAWARGYLARKGFKKLQEQRVALKVVQRNLRKYLQLRTWPWYKLWQKIKPLLNVSRIEDEIARLEEKAKKAEELHAAEVKVRKELEALNAKLLAEKTALLDSLSGEKGQLQDFQERNAKLQAQKNDLENQLRDIQERLTQEEDARNQLFQQKKKADQEISGLKKDIEDLELNIQKAEQDKATKDHQIRNLNDEIAHQDELINKLNKEKKMQGESNQKTGEELQAAEDKINHLNKVKAKLEQTLDELEDSLEREKKVRGDVEKSKRKVEGDLKLTQEAVADLERNKKELEQTIQRKDKELSSITAKLEDEQVVVGKHQRQIKELQARIEELEEEVEAERQARAKAEKQRADLARELEELGERLEEAGGATSAQIELNKKREAELSKLRRDLEEANIQHESTLANLRKKHNDAVAEMAEQVDQLNKLKAKAEKEKNEYYGQLNDLRAGVDHITNEKAAQEKIAKQLQHTLNEVQSKLDETNRTLNDFDASKKKLSIENSDLLRQLEEAESQVSQLSKIKISLTTQLEDTKRLADEESRERATLLGKFRNLEHDLDNLREQVEEEAEGKADLQRQLSKANAEAQVWRSKYESDGVARSEELEEAKRKLQARLAEAEETIESLNQKCIGLEKTKQRLSTEVEDLQLEVDRANAIANAAEKKQKAFDKIIGEWKLKVDDLAAELDASQKECRNYSTELFRLKGAYEEGQEQLEAVRRENKNLADEVKDLLDQIGEGGRNIHEIEKARKRLEAEKDELQAALEEAEAALEQEENKVLRAQLELSQVRQEIDRRIQEKEEEFENTRKNHQRALDSMQASLEAEAKGKAEALRMKKKLEADINELEIALDHANKANAEAQKNIKRYQQQLKDIQTALEEEQRARDDAREQLGISERRANALQNELEESRTLLEQADRGRRQAEQELADAHEQLNEVSAQNASISAAKRKLESELQTLHSDLDELLNEAKNSEEKAKKAMVDAARLADELRAEQDHAQTQEKLRKALEQQIKELQVRLDEAEANALKGGKKAIQKLEQRVRELENELDGEQRRHADAQKNLRKSERRIKELSFQSEEDRKNHERMQDLVDKLQQKIKTYKRQIEEAEEIAALNLAKFRKAQQELEEAEERADLAEQAISKFRAKGRAGSVGRGASPAPRATSVRPQFDGLAFPPRFDLAPENEF; via the exons ATGCCGAAGCCAGCCGCTAGCCAGGAGGATGAGGATCCCACCCCATACCTGTTCGTGTCTTTGGAACAAAGACGTATCGATCAATCGAAACCCTATGATTCGAAGAAGAACTGTTGGGTGCCCGACGAGAAGGAGGGTTATCTCCTTGGTGACATCAAGGCTACCAAGGGTGATATCGTCTCCGTCGGTCTGCCTGGTGGAGAG acCAAAGACTTCAAGAAAGATCAGCTCCAGCAGGTGAACCCTCCGAAATACGAAAAAGCTGAGGATATGTCTAACTTGACATACCTTAACGATGCCTCTGTGCTCCATAACTTGAGGCAGAGATACTACAACAAGCTCATCTAT ACCTACTCCGGTCTTTTCTGCGTTGCCATCAATCCTTACAAGCGCTACCCCGTCTATACCAACCGTTGCGCTAAGATGTACCGTGGCAAGCGCCGTAATGAGGTGCCACCCCATATTTTCGCCATCTCTGACGGTGCCTACGTCGACATGTTGACCAACCACGTGAATCAATCCATGTTGATTACCGGTGAGTCTGGTGCTGGTAAGACTGAGAACACGAAGAAGGTCATTGCGTACTTCGCCACTGTCGGCGCTTCGACCAAGAAGGATGAGTCCCAGAAGAACAAGGGCTCCCTTGAGGATCAGGTTGTGCAAACTAACCCTGTGCTTGAGGCCTTCGGTAACGCCAAGACCGTGCGTAACGATAACTCCTCTCGTTTC GGTAAATTCATCCGTATTCACTTCGGCCCCACTGGTAAACTGGCTGGTGCTGATATTGAGACCT ATCTGTTGGAGAAGGCTCGTGTCATCTCTCAGCAATCTCTGGAGCGCTCCTACCACATCTTCTACCAGATCATGTCTGGTGCCGTCGCTGGTGTTAAAG ACATGTGCTTCCTCTCTGATAACATTTACGACTACTTTAACGTATCCCAGGGCAAGGTTACTGTGCCCAGTATTGATGACTCTGAGGAATTCCAGCTTGCAGAT CAAGCCTTCGACATCTTGGGCTTCACCAAGCAGGAGAAGGAGGATGTGTACCGCATCACCGCCGCTGTCATGCACATGGGTGGCATGAAGTTCAAGCAACGTGGTCGCGAGGAGCAGGCTGAGCAGGACGGTGAAGAGGAGGGTGGCCGTGTGTCTAAGCTGTTCGGCTGCGACACCGCTGAGCTGTACAAGAACTTGCTCAAGCCCCGCATCAAGGTCGGTAACGAGTTCGTCACCCAGGGCCGTAACGTCCAGCAGGTCACCAACTCCATCGGTGCTCTGTGCAAGGGTGTCTTCGATCGTCTCTTCAAATGGCTGGTCAAGAAGTGTAACGAGACTCTGGATACCAAGCAGAAGCGTCAGCATTTCATTGGTGTGCTGGATATTGCTGGTTTTGAAATCTTCGAC tACAACGGTTTCGAGCAATTGTGCATCAATTTCACTAACgaaaaattgcaacaattcTTCAACCATCACATGTTTGTTTTGGAACAAGAAGAATATCAACGCGAGGGCATCGAATGGACCTTCATTGATTTCGGCATGGATCTGCAATTGTGTATTGATTTGATTGAAAAG CCTATGGGTATCTTGTCCATCCTGGAAGAAGAGTCTATGTTCCCCAAGGCCACCGATCAGACCTTCTCGGAGAAGTTGACCAACACCCATTTGGGCAAGTCAGCTCCATTCCAGAAGCCCAAGCCACCAAAGCCCGGCCAGCAGGCTGCTCACTTTGCCATTGGCCATTATGCTGGTGTTGTCGCCTATAACATCACCGGTTGGTTGGAGAAGAACAAGGATCCTCTGAACGACACTGTTGTCGACCAGTTCAAGAAGTCGCAGAACAAGCTGCTCATCGAAATCTTCGCTGATCATCCTGGTCAGTCCGGTGGCGGTGAACAGGCTAAGGGCGGTCGTGGCAAGAAGGGTGGTGGCTTCGCTACCGTCTCGTCGGCCTACAAGGAGCAGTTGAACAGCTTGATGACCACTCTGCGTTCGACACAGCCTCACTTCGTCCGTTGCATCATTCCCAACGAGATGAAACAACCTGGCGTGGTTGATGCCCACTTGGTCATGCACCAGCTGACTTGTAACGGTGTGCTTGAAGGTATCCGTATTTGCCGTAAAGGTTTCCCCAACAGAATGATCTACCCCGATTTCAAGATGCG GTACCAGATTCTGAACCCTCGAGGCATTAAGGGTCTTGATGATCCCAAGAAAGCATCCAAGATTCTGATTGAGACAACCGAATTGAATGAGGATCTCTACCGTCTGGGTCATACCAAG GTGTTCTTCCGTGCCGGTGTCCTGGGTCAGATGGAAGAGTTCCGTGATGAGCGTTTGGGCAAGATCATGTCCTGGATGCAAGCCTGGGCTCGTGGTTACCTGGCCCGTAAGGGCTTCAAGAAGCTGCAGGAGCAGCGTGTCGCCCTCAAGGTCGTCCAGCGCAATCTGCGCAAATACCTGCAGCTGCGTACCTGGCCCTGGTACAAACTGTGGCAGAAGATCAAGCCTCTGCTCAACGTCAGCCGTATTGAGGATGAGATTGCC CGTCTGGAAGAGAAGGCCAAGAAGGCTGAGGAACTGCATGCCGCTGAAGTGAAAGTGCGCAAGGAATTGGAGGCTCTGAACGCCAAGCTGTTGGCTGAGAAGACCGCTCTGTTGGACTCTCTGTCCGGCGAGAAGGGTCAGCTGCAGGACTTCCAGGAACGCAACGCTAAGTTGCAGGCCCAGAAGAACGACCTCGAGAACCAGCTGCGC GACATCCAAGAGCGCCTGACTCAGGAGGAAGATGCCCGCAACCAGCTGTtccagcagaagaagaaggccGACCAGGAGATCTCTGGCCTGAAGAAGGACATCGAGGATCTGGAGCTGAACATCCAGAAGGCCGAGCAAGATAAGGCCACCAAGGATCACCAGATCCGCAACTTGAACGACGAGATCGCCCACCAGGATGAGCTCATCAACAAGTTGAACAAGGAGAAGAAGATGCAGGGCGAGAGCAACCAGAAGACTGGTGAGGAACTGCAGGCCGCCGAGGACAAGATCAACCACTTGAACAAGGTTAAGGCTAAGCTCGAGCAGACCCTCGACGAACTCGAGGATTCTCTGGAGCGTGAGAAGAAGGTGCGCGGTGATGTTGAGAAGTCCAAGCGCAAGGTTGAGGGTGACCTCAAGCTGACCCAGGAGGCTGTTGCCGATCTGGAGCGCAACAAGAAGGAGTTGGAGCAGACCATCCAGCGCAAGGACAAGGAACTGTCCTCCATCACCGCCAAGCTCGAAGACGAGCAGGTCGTTGTTGGCAAGCACCAGCGCCAGATCAAGGAACTGCAGGCCCGCATCGAGGAGCTCGAGGAGGAGGTCGAGGCCGAGCGTCAAGCCCGCGCCAAGGCCGAGAAGCAGCGCGCCGATTTGGCTCGTGAGCTCGAGGAATTGGGTGAGCGTCTGGAAGAGGCTGGCGGTGCCACCTCTGCCCAGATTGAGCTCAACAAGAAGCGTGAGGCTGAGCTGAGCAAGCTGCGTCGCGATCTTGAGGAGGCCAACATCCAGCACGAATCTACCCTGGCTAACCTGCGCAAGAAGCACAACGATGCCGTCGCCGAGATGGCTGAGCAGGTTGATCAGCTCAACAAGCTGAAGGCCAA GGCTGAGAAGGAGAAGAACGAGTACTACGGCCAGCTGAACGATCTGCGCGCCGGCGTTGACCACATTACCAACGAGAAg GCCGCCCAGGAGAAGATCgccaagcagctgcagcacacCCTCAACGAGGTCCAATCGAAATTGGATGAGACCAACAGGACTCTGAACGATTTCGATGCCAGCAAGAAGAAGCTGTCCATTGAGAACTCCGACCTGCTCCGCCAATTGGAGGAAGCCGAGTCCCAGGTGTCTCAGCTGTCCAAGATCAAGATCTCCTTGACCACTCAGCTGGAGGATACCAAGCGTCTGGCCGACGAAGAGTCGCGCGAGCGTGCCACCCTTTTGGGCAAGTTCCGCAACTTGGAGCACGACCTCGACAACTTGCGCGAGCAGGTTGAGGAGGAGGCTGAGGGCAAGGCTGATTTGCAGCGTCAACTCAGCAAGGCCAACGCCGAGGCTCAGGTCTGGCGCAGCAAGTACGAATCCGATGGTGTTGCCCGCTCTGAGGAGTTGGAGGAAGCCAAGAGGAAGCTGCAGGCCCGCCTTGCTGAGGCTGAGGAGACCATTGAGTCGCTCAACCAGAAGTGCATTGGCCTGGAGAAGACCAAGCAGCGTCTGTCCACCGAAGTCGAGGACTTGCAGCTGGAGGTCGACCGTGCCAACGCCATTGCCAACGCCGCCGAGAAGAAGCAGAAGGCATTCGACAAGATCATTGGCGAATGGAAGCTCAAGGTCGACGATTTGGCTGCTGAGCTCGATGCCTCCCAGAAGGAGTGCCGCAACTACTCCACCGAGTTGTTCCGTCTTAAGGGCGCCTACGAGGAAGGCCAGGAGCAGCTGGAGGCTGTCCGTCGTGAGAACAAGAACTTGGCTGATGAAGTCAAGGATCTGCTCGACCAGATCGGTGAGGGTGGCCGCAACATCCATGAGATCGAGAAGGCCCGCAAGCGCCTGGAAGCCGAAAAGGACGAGCTCCAGGCTGCTCTTGAGGAAGCTGAGGCTGCTCTTGAACAGGAGGAGAACAAGGTGCTCCGCGCCCAGCTGGAGCTGTCCCAGGTGCGCCAGGAAATCGACCGCCGCATCCAGGAGAAGGAAGAGGAATTCGAGAACACCCGCAAGAACCACCAGCGCGCTCTCGACTCCATGCAAGCCTCCCTTGAGGCTGAGGCCAAGGGTAAGGCTGAGGCCCTCCGCATGAAGAAGAAGTTGGAAGCCGACATCAACGAATTGGAGATTGCTCTGGATCATGCCAACAAG gCTAACGCCGAGGCCCAGAAGAACATCAAGCGCTACCAACAGCAGCTCAAGGACATCCAGACCGCCCTTGAGGAAGAACAGAGAGCCCGTGACGATGCCCGTGAACAGCTGGGTATCTCTGAGCGTCGTGCCAACGCTCTGCAGAACGAACTCGAGGAGTCCCGCACTCTGCTGGAGCAGGCCGACCGCGGCCGTCGCCAGGCCGAGCAGGAACTGGCCGATGCCCACGAACAGTTGAACGAAGTTTCCGCCCAGAACGCTTCCATCTCCGCTGCCAAGAGGAAGTTGGAGTCTGAGCTCCAGACTCTGCACTCTGACCTGGATGAGCTCCTCAACGAAGCCAAGAACTCCGAGGAGAAGGCCAAGAAGGCTATGGTTGATGCCGCCCGCCTGGCTGATGAGCTCCGCGCTGAGCAGGATCATGCCCAGACCCAGGAGAAATTGAGGAAGGCCCTTGAGCAACAGATCAAGGAACTGCAGGTCCGTCTGGATGAGGCTGAGGCCAACGCTCTTAAGGGTGGCAAGAAGGCTATCCAGAAGTTGGAGCAGCGCGTCCGCGAGCTCGAGAACGAGCTGGATGGTGAGCAGAGGAGACACGCCGATGCCCAGAAGAACTTGCGCAAGTCCGAGCGTCGCATCAAGGAGTTGAGCTTCCAGTCTGAGGAGGACCGCAAGAACCACGAGCGCATGCAGGATCTGGTTGACAAGCTGCAACAGAAGATCAAGACATACAAGAGGCAGATTGAGGAGGCTGAGGAAATCGCTGCCCTCAACTTGGCCAAATTCCGCAAGGCCCAGCAGGAGCTCGAGGAAGCTGAGGAGCGTGCCGATCTGGCTGAACAGGCCATTAGCAAATTCCGCGCCAAGGGACGTGCCGGTTCTGTCGGTCGTGGTGCCAGCCCAGCG CCCCGTGCGACATCCGTTAGGCCACAATTCGACGGATTGGCTTTCCCACCAAGATTCGACCTTGCTCCTGAAAACGAATTCTAA
- the LOC133850180 gene encoding myosin heavy chain, muscle isoform X33 encodes MPKPAASQEDEDPTPYLFVSLEQRRIDQSKPYDSKKNCWVPDEKEGYLLGDIKATKGDIVSVGLPGGETKDFKKDQLQQVNPPKYEKAEDMSNLTYLNDASVLHNLRQRYYNKLIYTYSGLFCVAINPYKRYPVYTNRCAKMYRGKRRNEVPPHIFAISDGAYVDMLTNHVNQSMLITGESGAGKTENTKKVIAYFATVGASTKKDESQKNKGSLEDQVVQTNPVLEAFGNAKTVRNDNSSRFGKFIRIHFGPTGKLAGADIETYLLEKARVISQQSLERSYHIFYQIMSGAVAGVKEICGLTDNIYDYHIVSQGKVTVPSIDDSEEFILTDQAFDILGFTKQEKEDVYRITAAVMHMGGMKFKQRGREEQAEQDGEEEGGRVSKLFGCDTAELYKNLLKPRIKVGNEFVTQGRNVQQVTNSIGALCKGVFDRLFKWLVKKCNETLDTKQKRQHFIGVLDIAGFEIFDYNGFEQLCINFTNEKLQQFFNHHMFVLEQEEYQREGIEWTFIDFGMDLQLCIDLIEKPMGILSILEEESMFPKATDQTFSEKLTNTHLGKSAPFQKPKPPKPGQQAAHFAIGHYAGVVAYNITGWLEKNKDPLNDTVVDQFKKSQNKLLIEIFADHPGQSGGGEQAKGGRGKKGGGFATVSSAYKEQLNSLMTTLRSTQPHFVRCIIPNEMKQPGVVDAHLVMHQLTCNGVLEGIRICRKGFPNRMIYPDFKMRYMILAPAVMAAEKLPKNAATKCLEAVGLDADLYRIGNTKVFFRAGVLGQMEEFRDERLGKIMSWMQAWARGYLARKGFKKLQEQRVALKVVQRNLRKYLQLRTWPWYKLWQKIKPLLNVSRIEDEIARLEEKAKKAEELHAAEVKVRKELEALNAKLLAEKTALLDSLSGEKGQLQDFQERNAKLQAQKNDLENQLRDIQERLTQEEDARNQLFQQKKKADQEISGLKKDIEDLELNIQKAEQDKATKDHQIRNLNDEIAHQDELINKLNKEKKMQGESNQKTGEELQAAEDKINHLNKVKAKLEQTLDELEDSLEREKKVRGDVEKSKRKVEGDLKLTQEAVADLERNKKELEQTIQRKDKELSSITAKLEDEQVVVGKHQRQIKELQARIEELEEEVEAERQARAKAEKQRADLARELEELGERLEEAGGATSAQIELNKKREAELSKLRRDLEEANIQHESTLANLRKKHNDAVAEMAEQVDQLNKLKAK; translated from the exons ATGCCGAAGCCAGCCGCTAGCCAGGAGGATGAGGATCCCACCCCATACCTGTTCGTGTCTTTGGAACAAAGACGTATCGATCAATCGAAACCCTATGATTCGAAGAAGAACTGTTGGGTGCCCGACGAGAAGGAGGGTTATCTCCTTGGTGACATCAAGGCTACCAAGGGTGATATCGTCTCCGTCGGTCTGCCTGGTGGAGAG acCAAAGACTTCAAGAAAGATCAGCTCCAGCAGGTGAACCCTCCGAAATACGAAAAAGCTGAGGATATGTCTAACTTGACATACCTTAACGATGCCTCTGTGCTCCATAACTTGAGGCAGAGATACTACAACAAGCTCATCTAT ACCTACTCCGGTCTTTTCTGCGTTGCCATCAATCCTTACAAGCGCTACCCCGTCTATACCAACCGTTGCGCTAAGATGTACCGTGGCAAGCGCCGTAATGAGGTGCCACCCCATATTTTCGCCATCTCTGACGGTGCCTACGTCGACATGTTGACCAACCACGTGAATCAATCCATGTTGATTACCGGTGAGTCTGGTGCTGGTAAGACTGAGAACACGAAGAAGGTCATTGCGTACTTCGCCACTGTCGGCGCTTCGACCAAGAAGGATGAGTCCCAGAAGAACAAGGGCTCCCTTGAGGATCAGGTTGTGCAAACTAACCCTGTGCTTGAGGCCTTCGGTAACGCCAAGACCGTGCGTAACGATAACTCCTCTCGTTTC GGTAAATTCATCCGTATTCACTTCGGCCCCACTGGTAAACTGGCTGGTGCTGATATTGAGACCT ATCTGTTGGAGAAGGCTCGTGTCATCTCTCAGCAATCTCTGGAGCGCTCCTACCACATCTTCTACCAGATCATGTCTGGTGCCGTCGCTGGTGTTAAAG AAATCTGTGGTTTGACCGATAACATCTACGATTACCACATTGTCTCCCAGGGCAAGGTTACTGTGCCCAGCATCGACGATTCTGAGGAATTCATCCTCACTGAT CAAGCCTTCGACATCTTGGGCTTCACCAAGCAGGAGAAGGAGGATGTGTACCGCATCACCGCCGCTGTCATGCACATGGGTGGCATGAAGTTCAAGCAACGTGGTCGCGAGGAGCAGGCTGAGCAGGACGGTGAAGAGGAGGGTGGCCGTGTGTCTAAGCTGTTCGGCTGCGACACCGCTGAGCTGTACAAGAACTTGCTCAAGCCCCGCATCAAGGTCGGTAACGAGTTCGTCACCCAGGGCCGTAACGTCCAGCAGGTCACCAACTCCATCGGTGCTCTGTGCAAGGGTGTCTTCGATCGTCTCTTCAAATGGCTGGTCAAGAAGTGTAACGAGACTCTGGATACCAAGCAGAAGCGTCAGCATTTCATTGGTGTGCTGGATATTGCTGGTTTTGAAATCTTCGAC tACAACGGTTTCGAGCAATTGTGCATCAATTTCACTAACgaaaaattgcaacaattcTTCAACCATCACATGTTTGTTTTGGAACAAGAAGAATATCAACGCGAGGGCATCGAATGGACCTTCATTGATTTCGGCATGGATCTGCAATTGTGTATTGATTTGATTGAAAAG CCTATGGGTATCTTGTCCATCCTGGAAGAAGAGTCTATGTTCCCCAAGGCCACCGATCAGACCTTCTCGGAGAAGTTGACCAACACCCATTTGGGCAAGTCAGCTCCATTCCAGAAGCCCAAGCCACCAAAGCCCGGCCAGCAGGCTGCTCACTTTGCCATTGGCCATTATGCTGGTGTTGTCGCCTATAACATCACCGGTTGGTTGGAGAAGAACAAGGATCCTCTGAACGACACTGTTGTCGACCAGTTCAAGAAGTCGCAGAACAAGCTGCTCATCGAAATCTTCGCTGATCATCCTGGTCAGTCCGGTGGCGGTGAACAGGCTAAGGGCGGTCGTGGCAAGAAGGGTGGTGGCTTCGCTACCGTCTCGTCGGCCTACAAGGAGCAGTTGAACAGCTTGATGACCACTCTGCGTTCGACACAGCCTCACTTCGTCCGTTGCATCATTCCCAACGAGATGAAACAACCTGGCGTGGTTGATGCCCACTTGGTCATGCACCAGCTGACTTGTAACGGTGTGCTTGAAGGTATCCGTATTTGCCGTAAAGGTTTCCCCAACAGAATGATCTACCCCGATTTCAAGATGCG TTATATGATTCTGGCACCAGCTGTCATGGCAGCCGAAAAACTGCCAAAGAACGCTGCCACCAAATGTTTGGAAGCCGTTGGACTGGACGCAGACTTGTATCGCATTGGTAACACCAAG GTGTTCTTCCGTGCCGGTGTCCTGGGTCAGATGGAAGAGTTCCGTGATGAGCGTTTGGGCAAGATCATGTCCTGGATGCAAGCCTGGGCTCGTGGTTACCTGGCCCGTAAGGGCTTCAAGAAGCTGCAGGAGCAGCGTGTCGCCCTCAAGGTCGTCCAGCGCAATCTGCGCAAATACCTGCAGCTGCGTACCTGGCCCTGGTACAAACTGTGGCAGAAGATCAAGCCTCTGCTCAACGTCAGCCGTATTGAGGATGAGATTGCC CGTCTGGAAGAGAAGGCCAAGAAGGCTGAGGAACTGCATGCCGCTGAAGTGAAAGTGCGCAAGGAATTGGAGGCTCTGAACGCCAAGCTGTTGGCTGAGAAGACCGCTCTGTTGGACTCTCTGTCCGGCGAGAAGGGTCAGCTGCAGGACTTCCAGGAACGCAACGCTAAGTTGCAGGCCCAGAAGAACGACCTCGAGAACCAGCTGCGC GACATCCAAGAGCGCCTGACTCAGGAGGAAGATGCCCGCAACCAGCTGTtccagcagaagaagaaggccGACCAGGAGATCTCTGGCCTGAAGAAGGACATCGAGGATCTGGAGCTGAACATCCAGAAGGCCGAGCAAGATAAGGCCACCAAGGATCACCAGATCCGCAACTTGAACGACGAGATCGCCCACCAGGATGAGCTCATCAACAAGTTGAACAAGGAGAAGAAGATGCAGGGCGAGAGCAACCAGAAGACTGGTGAGGAACTGCAGGCCGCCGAGGACAAGATCAACCACTTGAACAAGGTTAAGGCTAAGCTCGAGCAGACCCTCGACGAACTCGAGGATTCTCTGGAGCGTGAGAAGAAGGTGCGCGGTGATGTTGAGAAGTCCAAGCGCAAGGTTGAGGGTGACCTCAAGCTGACCCAGGAGGCTGTTGCCGATCTGGAGCGCAACAAGAAGGAGTTGGAGCAGACCATCCAGCGCAAGGACAAGGAACTGTCCTCCATCACCGCCAAGCTCGAAGACGAGCAGGTCGTTGTTGGCAAGCACCAGCGCCAGATCAAGGAACTGCAGGCCCGCATCGAGGAGCTCGAGGAGGAGGTCGAGGCCGAGCGTCAAGCCCGCGCCAAGGCCGAGAAGCAGCGCGCCGATTTGGCTCGTGAGCTCGAGGAATTGGGTGAGCGTCTGGAAGAGGCTGGCGGTGCCACCTCTGCCCAGATTGAGCTCAACAAGAAGCGTGAGGCTGAGCTGAGCAAGCTGCGTCGCGATCTTGAGGAGGCCAACATCCAGCACGAATCTACCCTGGCTAACCTGCGCAAGAAGCACAACGATGCCGTCGCCGAGATGGCTGAGCAGGTTGATCAGCTCAACAAGCTGAAGGCCAAGTAA